The window CACGGTCGAATTCTGCCGGATGAAGAAATTCCTGCCGATCTTCGCATAGCCGGTGATGACGACCCCCGGCAGGTGGGCGATGCGAAAGCCGGGACCGATCTGCGCAGCAACACTGATGTCCACGGCATAGCGCCGGTTCAACTTACGCTGCATACGCAGCGCATAACGGCGCCGCATTCCACCCTTGGCATAAAGGAACTGCGCCAGACGGAACTGCAGCAGATAACGCAGTACATTATGTTTGTAGGCTCGCTTGAGAATGTTACTGATCAGTCCGATGCGACTGCCGGACTTCTTCTTGTTCGAGACCTCGCACTTCCAGCACTCAATCAGTTGCTGCAGATCCATCATGACCTCACTCGAATACGCTTGCCGTCCTTTGCCGCCATCTCACCTTCGAGCAACCCATCCAACTCGGTCGGATCGACCTTCGGTACGACGCTTGCCGGCAACCGGCTGTCCCGCGACAGATTGAAGAGCTTCAGGGAATAGCGGGGCATGACCTGCTCGGCCACAACCCGGAAGCTGGGCAGGATATAGTCGTCGAAATCCTCGTCGAGGCTGCTGGGCAAGGCCGCCGCACCTGTTTCGTAGAAGCGACCGATGCTCTTGTGTAAATCCATTCCAACGATGAAAACCTGATTGAAGCCCAGGTGACAGGCCAACTGCGTCGCGGCGTAGGGTATGGTGCGGGCGCCGAAATAGCCCTTGCTCATATCGCGGCTGAAGCCGATACGATTGGCCTTTCTGCGCCACAGGGAAAACCCGCAGATCAGATCGGGATCTTTGCGGACGGACCATGCATAAGAGCGATCCGAACGCACTGCCACGCCATGCATGCGATTGACCCTCTCCAGCAACATGACCTCCGTTCTCTGCGACAACACGGAGGCGTCATACCGATGAAGCGCCTGGAAGCAATCCAGGCTCATGGCCAGGTTTACTGCGCTGCGCGCGCCCAGACAAGCGAGATCCGGGCGATCACGTACGAAACCAGGATCATCGCAGATATAGAAGAACGGACTGATCTGCTGGTCGGCGCAACGAACGATGGAGCCATTCATGGCGATGACCGGCCAATCCGCATAGCGGGACAGCGGAAACTCTCCGGCGGACGGCCCGGAAGCCAGCAGGAACACACTGCCCTGGTGGCGCCCGCGACAGACCCCGAACTCAGCGATGGGAATACGAATGTCCCCC of the Pseudomonas sp. PSE14 genome contains:
- a CDS encoding serine acetyltransferase yields the protein MDLQQLIECWKCEVSNKKKSGSRIGLISNILKRAYKHNVLRYLLQFRLAQFLYAKGGMRRRYALRMQRKLNRRYAVDISVAAQIGPGFRIAHLPGVVITGYAKIGRNFFIRQNSTVGIKTLGRDRYSLVIGDDVSLGAHSCIIADELDIGSGVTIGAMSFVNKDLPAGCTYYNVRQSQILHATP
- a CDS encoding lipopolysaccharide core biosynthesis protein, translated to MLELKLESGRRWLSEGDIRIPIAEFGVCRGRHQGSVFLLASGPSAGEFPLSRYADWPVIAMNGSIVRCADQQISPFFYICDDPGFVRDRPDLACLGARSAVNLAMSLDCFQALHRYDASVLSQRTEVMLLERVNRMHGVAVRSDRSYAWSVRKDPDLICGFSLWRRKANRIGFSRDMSKGYFGARTIPYAATQLACHLGFNQVFIVGMDLHKSIGRFYETGAAALPSSLDEDFDDYILPSFRVVAEQVMPRYSLKLFNLSRDSRLPASVVPKVDPTELDGLLEGEMAAKDGKRIRVRS